The stretch of DNA gtatagtattgtgaaacgtcgtgcaacttaactgtgactgctggggtgacttgcttgctaAAATCCTGATACTGGTTGACATTCTGCTCGTAGGTCTTGGCATCACAAAACTTGACAAAGATCCGGGATAGTCCATTTAAGGCAACGCCACACAGGGACTCATGCTGGATGCCATATACATCGCAGATGATCATTGGCACCAACACATTAATCGATGCACTGGGGATTTTGCCCTTTATAAGGTCAATACACACAGTATTAACTCTTCGTCGAAAaccagtcgccattgttgttgtcgtctcaaagctcctccaccacgtgtcgggactgaggagagaCAGCTGACGACCGCTCAGCACAGCGTCTGAGCAGAGAATGAcctggatttattaaggggctattaccaagtgccTCTTACCCAGCAagcccaagaaatatccgcaTTTACTGTACAAGGATTATTATTCAATTATCGTGTTATGCCCTTCAGgttgtgtaacgcggcctctacctttcagcgcctgatgaacctgctgaccaatgatttagaaggagtggatgcatatctagatgatcttgttatatatagcaatgagtgggagcaacatttaattcgcctggaaaccttatttaagaagttagaaaagtacaacttcaccataaatttagccaagtgtcagtttggacaagccaagattaaatacctcggGTTTTGTATAGGTCAGGGCGAGGTACGTCCTGGTGATGTAAAAGTTAGGGCCATTgccgagtttcctatccctcaagatagaaagtctatacagaggttccttggaatgactggttattattgtcgtttctgtcctaatttttctcaggttgcatctcctcttactgagttaaccagtagtaagatgaagttttgctggacgaaagattgtgagatagcttttaatcggttgaagcggttgctttcttcgtcacccgtattgaaaagtcctgactttaatcaacccttctatttacacatcgatgccagcggttatgctgtgggggcggtgttacttcagaaatccccctctactgatattttgcatcctatatcttatttttcttcaaagttaaAACATCACCAAAAGAATTACGCAACTGTAGAGAaagctcttgccctagtaatatctttggaacattttgacatttatctgggaacctcccccataaaattatggtattttctgatcacaaccctttaatttatattaattctatgaaatcaaagaacacccgaatcctcaggtgggctctgaggatccaaccttatctgattagtattcaacacttaagtggATCCCTTAACATAATTGCTGAAGCCCTTTCTCgcccttgaaaaaaaaaatgtataccttaaaatgtaaagttaagaaatgagtactcttagaccctaatttatatatattatttatttttgttaatgattttcttttatattgacagtatgactatgaaagccgtttcgttgatgtgacgaagtattaagtccacatggatgaccctgacagtcaTGTCCGAGACTTCTGTTCTCGAATTGTGATGGAAGCCACTCCAGATAGTTCTTCTGGCCATTGTTCCaaaagctcatcctctggcaaataaccatgctgATCGAGTTCTTTCTTCTCCATTCTTCCGTCGTACTACTtgccttatttaccaagaggacgcttattataaaggagatattaccaaGGACACTTGCAAACTTCCTACTGCGACCTATTGtcgtacggggggggggggtgttatatcttcgaaattggtcatcctgtgttatttaactattgtaagagaatatgttcatcacttaatattatagcgcaaaagtccccgtttatagttaaaatagagactttcgacgttatattattatctgttaatatatgaaaaataccatgatattatcgttattatcactattatcactattatcactattttgttattatcactattattttattattattgttaggtaggatttcttgtgaaTATAGAGTAGAGTTTAAGTCTTGGAactatccggtgaattgttcaattgtttatgtccggctgactgacgtgggtcagctgatccaacctgacgtatattggctcttatggtgtacagtttgaatggttttgagaattggactctagagctgactcactttgttcctcattatTTTGAAAGACTctcttgatatttatattcttggtcagttcagtaatccatagagatactttacgggcagattcaaaggtcttgttaaaccttgtaccttttgtattttgagtttagtcttgttaagacaaagacgtaaatgttattgaagactgaattacaggaagaataattaaacttccttattaatgtgacatttccatgattttgaactaaatgtatatggtaaatttattgtacaaagtattaagttacattaactacaaagagaagataaagttttgtatttaaatactttaataaatttgaatattattctatggagtttcccagttgaaattatttcccctagactctaaaattttaaataactcggatccaaaaatcttgttgcattaGAAatgaatggtaacaggccacattctgaagttctttaaaaaaattcttattcgcaacaatCAGTAACAGGTACAACAGTGATAGGTACATCAGTAACAGGTACAACAGTGATAGGTACATCAGTAACAGGTACAACAGTGATAGGTACATCAGTAACAGGTACATCAGTAACAGGTACAACAGTGATAGGTACATCAGTAACAGGTACATCAGTAACAGGTACATCAGTAACAGGTACAACAGTGATAGGTACATCAGTAACAGGTACATCAGTAACAGGTACAACAGTGACAGGTATGTCAGTAACAGGTGCATCAGTAATGAACTTCAGTAACAAGTACATCAGTAACAGGTACATCAGTAACAGGTACATCAGTAATGGGTACATCAATAACAAGTACATCAGTAACAGGTACAACGGTGACAGGAACATCAGTAACAGGTACATCATTGGACAGGTGCATCAGTAACAGGTACATCAGTAACAGGTATATCAATAACAGGTACATCAATAACAGGTACATCAGTAACAGGTACAATGGTGACAAGTACAGAGGCAaaagcaatgttcgcggctttcacagagacccacatgaaggatcactttgacagcgaaatatggatcccaggttacaacctataaagatgcgacagagtgaacaggcaaaaggggggggagggttagcctgtatatcgcagagtcacttgtttgcacagaactgcttagtgactcaaatgatgtagtggaagttttagcagtaaagatcgagaaccaaaacctagtcattgtggtagtctacaagcctccggatgcaacatcccagcaattccaggaacagctgttaaaaattgaccactgtctggaaaatctgccagctcctgcccccaacatcttgctcctgggggatttcaacttaaggcacctaaaatggaggaatatagcaaataatgttgttgcagtgataactccAGGAGGAAGTTCTTACGAGaattcacactcacacgagcttttaaatctctgcacaaaattcaacttaaaccagcaaataatagagcctactagactggagaatacactagacctcatcttcactaacaacgatgatctaataagaaatgtcaccatataaaaaacaatatactcagatcacaacataatcgaggttcagacatgtatgcgcggagccccagaccgacataatgagattagtcatgagggagccttcaccaaattcaacttcagtaacaagaacataaagtgggaccaagtaaaccaagtcctaaccgatataagctgggaagatagactaagcaacacagaccccaacttatgcctagaacagattaactctgtggcactcgatgtatgcacaaggcttattccttttagaaaaaggaggaatagatgtaaaatagaaagagacaggcgctccctttacaggcgacgaaaaagaataacagagcggctaaaagaggccaatatatatctgaaatgcgtagggagacactggtcagataaATAGTAAACATCGaatttaagctaaaggaatcttataggagtcaggaatcgcaggaagaactaaaagccataaatgaaatcgaaagaaaccaaaagtatttcttctcctatgccaaatcaaagtcgagaacaacgtccagtattgggcccctacttaaacaagatgggtcctacacagatgacagcaagaaaatgaatgagctactcaattcccaatatgactcagtttttagcaagccgctaaccagactgagagtcgaagatcaaaatgaattttttatgagagagccacagaatttggttaacacaagcctgtcTGATGTTattctgatgccaaatgacttcgaacaggcgataaatgacatgcccatgcactctgcccttgggccagactcatggaactccgtgttcatcaagaactgcaagaagcccctatcacgagcttttaccatgctatggagagggagcatggacacgggggtcgtcccacagctactaaaaacaacagacatagccccactccacaaagggggcagtaaagcaatagcaaagaactacagaccgatagcactaacatcccatatcataaaaatctttgaaagggtcctaagaagcaagatcaccacccatctagaaacccatcagttacacaacccagggcaacatgggtttagagcaggtcgctcctgtctgtctcagctattggatcactacgacaaggtcctagatgcactagaagacaaaaagaatgcagatgtaatatatacagactttgcaaaagccttcgacaagtgtgaccatggcgtaatagcgcacaaaatgcgtgctaaaggaataacaggaaaagtcggtcgatggatctataatttcctcactaacagaacacaaagagtagtagtcaacagagtaaagtccgaggcagctacggtgaaaagctctgttccacaaggcacagtactcgctcccatcttgttcctcatcctcatatctgacatagacaaggatgtcagccacagcaccgtgtcttcctttgcagatgacacccaaatctgcatgacagtgtcttccattgcagacactgcaaggctccaggtggacatcaaccaaatctttcagtgggctgcagaaaacaatatgaagttcaacgatgagaaatttcaattactcagatatggtaaacatgaggaaattaaaacttcatcagagtacaaaacaaattccggccacaaaatagagcgaaacaccaacgtcaaagacctgggagtgatcatgtcggaggatctcaccttcaaggaccataacattgtatcaatcgcatctgctagaaaaatgacaggatggataatgagaaccttcaaaactagggaggccaagcccatgatgacactcttcaggtcacttgttctatctaggctggaatattgctgcacactaacagcatctttcaaggcaggtgaaattgctgacctataaaatgtacagagaaccttcacagctcacataacggagataaaacacctcaattactgggagcgcttaaagttcctcaacctgtactccctggaatgcaggcgggagagatacatgattatatacacctggaaaatcctagagggactagtaccgaacttgcacacgaaaatcactcacaacgaaagcaaaagacttggcagacgatgcaacatccccccaatgaaaagcaggggtgtcactagcacgttaagagaccatacaataagtgtcaggggcccgagactgttcaactgcctcccagcatacataagggggattaccaatagacccctggcagtcttcaagctggcactggacaagcacctaaagtcggtacctgaccagccgggctgtggctcgtacgttggattgcgtgcagccagcagtaacagcctggttgatcaggctctgatccaccaggaggcctggtcacagaccgggccgcgggggcgttgacccccggaactctctccaggtaaactccaggtaaacaggtacaTCTATAACAGGTACATCAGTAACAGGTACATCAGTAACAGGTAAATCAGTGAGAGGTACATCAGTAACAGGTACAGTAAAAAACAGGTACAGTAGAAAACAGGTACAGAAGACAACAGGTACAGTAAACAGGTACAGTAGACACCGGGTAGAGTAGACAAAGTGTACAGTAGACAACGGGTACAGTAGACAACGGGTACAGTAGACAAAGGGTTCAATAAACAACAGGTACAGTAGACAACAAGTACATTAGACAACAGATACAGTAGACAACAGGGACAGTAAACATTGGGTACAGTAGACAACAGGTCCAGTAGAACACATGTACAGTAGACAATAGGCACAGTGGACAACAGTTACAGTAGGCAACGGGTACAGTAGACAATGGGTACAGTAGACAACGGGTACAGTAGACAAGGGGTACAATAGACAAGGGGTACAGTAGACAAAAGATGCAGTAGACAACAGGTACAGTAGACAAAGGGTGCAGTAGACAACAGGTACAATAGGCAACGGGTATATTAGACAACAGGTACAGTAGACAACAGGTACAGTAGACAACAAGTACAGTAGACAACGTGTACAGCAGACAACGTGTACAGTAGACAATGGGTACAGTAGACAACAGGTATGCTTGACATCAAATATTTAAGAGAATTTATAGTTACTTTGTGAGCAGGGAAGTTGTTGCATCAGGATGGTGACCACTTGATGGGAGATCTTACTTAGTCTTAGTTCAGTAGTCTCAGGTGTGCTCCCTGCTACAGGTGTGCTCCCTGACACAGGTGTGCTCCCTGACACAGGTGTGCTCCCTGACACAGGTGTGCTCCCTGACACAGGTGTGGTCCCTGCCACAGGTGTGGTCCCTGCTACAGGTGTGGTCCCTGCCACAGGTGTGGTCCCTGCCACAGATGTGGTCCCTGCCACAGGTGTTGTCCCTGCCACAGGTGTGGTCCCAGCCACACGTGTAGTTCCTGCCACAGGTGTGGTCACTGCCACAGGTGTGGTCACTGCCACAGGTGTGGTCCCTGCCACAGGTGTGATCCCTGCCACAGGTGTGGTCCTTGCCACACGTGTGGCCCCTTCCACAGGTGTGGTCCCTGCCACAGGTGTGGTCACTGCGAAAGGTGTGGTCCCAGCTACAGGTGTGGCCTCTGCCACAGATATGGTCCCAGCTACAGGTGTAGTTCCTGTCACAGGTATAGTCCCTGCAACAGATGTTGTCCCTGCTACAGGTGTGGTCCCTGCCACAGGTATGATCTCTGCCACAAGTGTGGTTCCTGCTACAGATGTGGTCCCTGCCACAGGTGTGGTACCAGCTACAGGTGTGGTTCCTGCCACAGGTGTGGTCCCTGCTACAGGTGTGGTTCCTGCCACAGGTGTGGTCCCTGGAACAGGTGTGGCCCCTGGAATAGGTGTGGTCCCTGCCACAAGTGTGGTACCAGCTACAGGTGTGGTTCCTGCCACAGTTGTGGTCCCAGCTACAGATGTGGTTCCTGCCACAGGTGTGGTCCCTGGAGCAGGAGTGGTCCCTGGAATAGGTGTGGTCCCTGGAATAGGTGTGGTACCAGCTACAGGTGTGGTTCGTGCCACAGGTGTGGTCCCTGGAACAGGTGTGGTCCCTGCCACAGGTGTGGCCCCAGCTACGGATGTGGTTCCTGCCACAGGTGTGGTCCCTGGAACAGGTGTGGCCCCTGGAATAGGTGTGGTCGCTGCCAAAGGTGTGGTCCCAGCTACGAATGTAGTTCCTGCCACAGGTGTGGTCACTGGAACAGGTGTGGTCCCTGCCACAGGTGCGGTCCCTGCCACAGGTGTGATCAGCACTTTGGGTGTTCTGCTAGGCGTCTTATTAGAGATGTTAGGTGTAGGAATGTTAGGGACCTCAGGTGTTATAGAAGGCGTCGCTGTTATGACAGCCTTGTCTCTGGTGTGAGCCCCAGGTGTTGTCCCAGCATTAAGTGTTCTAGCAGCCTTATCTGTGGCCACAGCCACAAGTGAATCTAGTGAAGCTACGGCCTTATTCTGGAGCTCCGTTTTTGGCAGGGGCTCCGTCTTTGTCAGGGGCTCCGTCATTGTCAGGGGCTCCGTCTTTGGCAGGGACTCCGTCTTTGTCAGGGGCTCCGTCTTTGGCAGTAGCTCCGTCTTTGGCAGGGGCTCCGTCTTTGGCAGGGGCTCCGTCTTTGGCAGGGGCTCCGTCTTTGTCAGGGGCTCCGTCTTTGGCAGGGACTCCGTCTTTGGCAGGGGCTCCGTCTTTATCAGGGGCTCAGTCTTTGTCAGGGGCTCCGTCTTTGTCAGGGGCTCCGTCTTTGTCAGGGGCTCCGTCTTTGTCAGGGGCTCAGTCTTTGTCAGGGGCTCCGTCTTTGTCAGGGGCTCCGTCTTTGTCAGGGGCTCCGTCTTCGGCAGGAGCATCGGCTTTTGTAGGTGTTCCATATTAGGTGGGAGTGGCCCCCTACGAGTGGGCTGCCGAAGACTAACGGACATTCCAGGAAAATTTTGAGTTGAAGCTTCAAGCAGCAGAGAAGATAACAGCACAATGTGGAATGCTGGAACCATGACTCTAGTGACGGTTGTCGTAACACACTGAGACGCCGTCACCTGAGTCAGACAAGAGAAAGCCCATATTTTAATCTGTTTCTTAAACACACTCAGATCAATTACTTAGTTTAGTCAGCTTTTTTCCTAATGGTAATGTAAGTTTTTTAGGCTACATTTCTTTAGCGTTAATTAAATATCAAAAATTTTAGAAACTTGTCTTCGAATAATTAATACCATAAGTTATTACTTTAATGGGATGTACAATATAGATATTGAAATTATGTTCACTAATGTTATTCTTAACCCGGAGACACAGAGTACAAACACCGTCATAATGTTATTGTTATCCCGGAGACAGAGTACAAACACCGTCATAATGTTATTGTTATCCCGGAGACACAGAGTACAAACACCGTCATAATGTTATTGTTATCCCGGAGACACAGAGTACAAACACCGTCATAATGTTATTCTTATCCCGGAGACACAGAGTACAAACACcgtgttgtgtacgaatggtatataataccgacaagatgagattaagacacatgtgcaacatctgggtatctttattgtagacgtttcgccatccagtggctttatcaatacaaattctaggacataacttgaagacagtagaactatgtacagaagatgaggtaatcagtccctcaacctaggagtaggtgcgaagagcaccatagtcgtggagattctgaagcagaagaaaggaccctggcgcttatatagtaacgtcaggtgtagcagacgagggcatattcactggtaggcgggattccccagtggaagtaggtccttcccaaagagatgggttagttgtagtagtagttgtagtagtagttgtagtagtagtagtagttgtcgtagtcgtgaaggttatgtacatgtcctcagaattaagattccatgatgttgcagtgtctgacaagttgtgtacgaatggtatataataccgacaagatgagattaagacacatgtgcaacatctgggtatctttattgtagacgtttcgccatccagtggctttatcaatacaaattctaggacataacttgaagacagtagaactatgtacagaagatgaggtaatcagtccctcaacctaggagtaggtgcgaagagcaccatagtcgtggagattctgaagcagaagaaaggaccctggcgcttatataggttgagggactgattacctcatcttctgtacatagttctactgtcttcaagttatgtcctagaatttgtattgataaagccactggatggcgaaacgtctacaataaagatacccagatgttgcacatgtgtcttaatctctaCAAACACCGTCATAATGTTATTCTTATCCCGGAGACACAGAGTACAAACACCGTCATAATGTTATTGTTATCCCGGAGACACAGAGTACAAACACCGTCATAATGTTATTCTTATCCCGGAGACACAGAGTACAAACACCGTCATAATGTTATTGTTATCCCGGAGACACAGAGTACAAACACCGTCATAATGTTATTCTTATCCCGGAGACAGAGTACAAACACCGTCATAATGTTATTGTTATCCCGGAGACACAGAGTACAAACACCGTCATAATGTTATTGTTATCCCGGAGACACAGAGTACAAACACCGTCATAATGTTATTGTTATCCCGGAGACACAGAGTACAAACACCGTCATAATGTTATTCTTATCCCGGAGACACAGAGTACAAACACCGTCATAATGTTATTGTTATCCCGGAGACACAGAGTACAAACACCGTCATAATGTTATTCTTATCCCGGAGacacagagtacaaacactgtCATAATGTTATTCTTATCCCGGAGACACAGAGTACAAACACCGTCATAATGTTATTCTTATCCCGGAGACACAGAGTACAAACACCGTCATAATGTTATTCTTATCCCGGAGACACAGAGTACAAACACCGTCATAATGTTATTCTTATCCCGGAGACACAGAGTACAAACACCGTCATAATGTTATTCTTATCCCGGAGACAGAGTACAAACACCGTCATAATGTTATTGTTATCCCGGAGACACAGAGTACAAACACCGTCATAATGTTATTGTTATCCCGGAGACACAGAGTACAAACACCGTCATAATGTTATTGTTATCCCGGAGACAGAGTACAAACACCGTCATAATGTTAGTGTTATCCCGGAGACACAGAGTACAAACACCGTCATAATGTTATTGTTATCCCTGAGACAGAGTACAAACACCGTCATAATGTTAGTCTTATCCCGGAGACACAGAGTACAAACACCGTCATAATGTTATTCTTATCCCGGAGACACAGAGTACAAACACCGTCATAATGTTATTGTTATCCCGGAGACACAGAGTACAAACACCGTCATAATGTTATTGTTATCCCGGAGACAGAGTACAAACACCGTCATAATGTTAGTGTTATCCCGGAGACACAGAGTACAAACACCGTCATAATGTTATTGTTATCCCGGAGACAGAGTACAAACACCGTCATAATGTTATTCTTATCCCGGAGACACAGAGTACAAACACCGTCATAATGTTATTCTTATCCCGGAGACACAGAGTACAAACACCGTCATAATGTTATTGTTATCCCGGAGACACAGAGTACAAACACCGTCATAATGTTATTCTTATCCCGGAGACACAGAGTACAAACACCGTCATAATGTTATTGTTATCCCGGAGACACAGAGTACAAACACCGTCATAATGTTATTGTTATCCCGGAGACAGAGTACAAACACCGTCATAATGTTATTGTTTTCCCGGAGACACAGAGTACAAACACCGTCATAATGTTATTGTTATCCCGGAGACACAGAGTACAAACACCGTCATAATGTTATTGTTATCCCGGAGACACAGAGTACAAACACCGTCATAATGTTATTCTTTTCCCGGAGACACAGAGTACAAACACCGTCATAATGTTATTGTTATCCCGGAGACACAGAGTACAAACACCGTCATAATGTTATTCTTATCCCGGAGACACAGAGTACAAACACCGTCATAATGTTATTCTTATCCCGGAGACACAGAGTACAAACACCGTCATAATGTTATTGTTATCCCGGAGACACAGAGTACAAACACCGTCATAATGTTATTGTTATCCCGGAGACACAGAGTACAAACACCGTCATAATGTTATTCTTATCCCGGAGACAGAGTACAAACACCGACATAATGTTATTGTTATCCCGGAGACACAGAGTACAAACACCGTCATAATGTTATTGTTATCCCGGAGACACAGAGTACAAACACCGTCATAATGTTATTGTTATCCCGGAgacagagtacaaacactgtCATAATGTTATTGTTATCCCGGAGACAGAGTACAAACACCGTCATAATGTTATTGTTATCCCGGAGACAGAGTACAAACACCATCATAATGTTATTGTTATCCCGGAGACAGAGTACAAACACCGTCATAATGTTATTGTTATCCCGGAGACACAGAGTACAAACACCGTCATAATGTTATTGTTATCCCGGAGACACAGAGTACAAACACCGTCATAATGTTATTGTTATCCCGGAGACAGAGTACAAACACCGTCATAATGTTATTGTTATCCCGGAGACAGAGTACAAACACCGTCATAATGTTATTGTTATCCCGGAGACACAGAGTACAAACACCGTCATAATGTTATTGTTATCCCGGAGACACAGAGTACAAACACCGTCATAATGTTATTGTTATCCCGGAGACACAGAGTACAAACACCGTCATAATGTTATTGTTATCCCGGAGACAGAGTACAAACACCGTCATAATGTTAGTGTTATCCCGGAGACACAGAGTACAAACACCGTCATAATGTTATTGTTATCCCGGAGACAGAGTACAAACACCG from Cherax quadricarinatus isolate ZL_2023a unplaced genomic scaffold, ASM3850222v1 Contig504, whole genome shotgun sequence encodes:
- the LOC138851396 gene encoding uncharacterized protein; this encodes MVPAFHIVLLSSLLLEASTQNFPGMSVSLRQPTRRGPLPPNMEHLQKPMLLPKTEPLTKTEPLTKTEPLTKTEPLTKTEPLTKTEPLTKTEPLTKTEPLIKTEPLPKTESLPKTEPLTKTEPLPKTEPLPKTEPLPKTELLPKTEPLTKTESLPKTEPLTMTEPLTKTEPLPKTELQNKAVASLDSLVAVATDKAARTLNAGTTPGAHTRDKAVITATPSITPEVPNIPTPNISNKTPSRTPKVLITPVAGTAPVAGTTPVPVTTPVAGTTFVAGTTPLAATTPIPGATPVPGTTPVAGTTSVAGATPVAGTTPVPGTTPVARTTPVAGTTPIPGTTPIPGTTPAPGTTPVAGTTSVAGTTTVAGTTPVAGTTLVAGTTPIPGATPVPGTTPVAGTTPVAGTTPVAGTTPVAGTTPVAGTTSVAGTTLVAEIIPVAGTTPVAGTTSVAGTIPVTGTTPVAGTISVAEATPVAGTTPFAVTTPVAGTTPVEGATRVARTTPVAGITPVAGTTPVAVTTPVAVTTPVAGTTRVAGTTPVAGTTPVAGTTSVAGTTPVAGTTPVAGTTPVAGTTPVSGSTPVSGSTPVSGSTPVSGSTPVAGSTPETTELRLSKISHQVVTILMQQLPCSQNICCPYPYTQVLDECFYLSLRTLTWNEARVHCQGMYGDLASPKHINALKSYIVTTAGTLVVFVGGKDFSYGSRHWKWMDGRDIDLRDWSYGEPNNFASKEHCASMVTEKQPTLNDVSCGKLLRFVCQYYGR